The sequence GGCACCTTTTCCACCAGCTCCTACAATGGTTGTTACTAATGCTGCCGATAAAGCAGTTCAGGCTTATTCTGGAAATAATCCTTCCATGCCTTCATATTTGATTACTCCGCAGATTACTACACCTACAGGAAATAAATCTTTAAATTTTGTAGCCCAAAAAGCTGCAAGCTCAAACGGAACTATTGAAGTGGGATTGGCTTCTAGCCCTACAGATATGAGCACTTTTGTATCTTTCGGGTCGGTGTCATTAACGACAATGACTGCTCAAAATCTTAGCTTTGTTGTTCCTGCTTCTGCTTCTTCATACATTGTATTTAAATTTACACCTACAGCAGGTCACAATCTTCTTCAAATCGACAATGTTGTATATGATTTAACAGCAAATTTGGCGGTTACAGATAATGTAAAAAAGGCAGAAAATATTAAGTTTGCTGTTAACACACAAAACACTGCTCTTCAGTTTGTAGGTAAAGTACAGCCTAAAACTGTAGAAATTTATTCTGCTGCGGGACAACAAGCTTCTGCTGGTAAAGTAAACAATGGTCAATTTGATATCACTACCCTTCAATCAGGAGTTTATTATATCCTTATCGAAACTACAGAAGGTAAAGCTATAAAATCTAAGTTTATCAAAAAATAAGCTTATAAGTTTAAAAATTAAAAAGGTTGATAATTTATTTTATTAACCTTTTTTTATTATAACACCATAGAATACAGCATATTATGAATGAAAATTAATTTAAAAAAT comes from Chryseobacterium sp. 3008163 and encodes:
- a CDS encoding T9SS type A sorting domain-containing protein is translated as MKLKLLFAGLVFSAFTANAQLAIINENFNNFTAGDTTTTFPQNGWTTVMATNPAPFPPAPTMVVTNAADKAVQAYSGNNPSMPSYLITPQITTPTGNKSLNFVAQKAASSNGTIEVGLASSPTDMSTFVSFGSVSLTTMTAQNLSFVVPASASSYIVFKFTPTAGHNLLQIDNVVYDLTANLAVTDNVKKAENIKFAVNTQNTALQFVGKVQPKTVEIYSAAGQQASAGKVNNGQFDITTLQSGVYYILIETTEGKAIKSKFIKK